The Roseicyclus marinus genome has a segment encoding these proteins:
- a CDS encoding ABC transporter ATP-binding protein, translating to MRGEILLKIEDLRIEGRSGDTWSEIVKGVNLTLHRGEVLGLIGESGAGKSTVGLAAMGFARDGCRITGGTIDFDGTDLRRATEAAKRDLRGARIAYVAQSAAASFNPAHKLIDQYCEVPVVHDVMSRDAAERDAIDLYRRMQLPDPEGIGFRYPHQVSGGQLQRAMTAMAMACRPDLIIFDEPTTALDVTTQIEVLAAIRDIVRQFDTAAIYITHDLAVVAQAADRIKVLLRGEEVEEAETRQMLEAPREEYTKSLWAVRSFARAEQPAPTGTPILSVRNVTAAYGTVNVLEDVSFDIHAGRTVAVVGESGSGKSTTARVITGLLPPKRGEVLFENSALPPALKGRTREQLRQVQMIYQMADTALNPKLRLRELIGRPAQMYLGLQGRKLTERVRDLLALIELDPDTYIDRLPGELSGGQKQRIGIARALAAEPRLIICDEVTSALDQIVQEGILKLLDRLQGEFGLAYMFITHDLGTVRAIADEVVVMQRGRVVEQGPKAEMFALAAPHEPYTELLLSSVPEMDPDWLTRLLEAREAGQVAAGA from the coding sequence ATGCGCGGCGAAATATTACTGAAGATTGAAGATCTGCGGATCGAGGGACGCTCGGGCGACACCTGGTCCGAGATCGTCAAGGGCGTGAACCTGACGCTGCACCGGGGCGAGGTTCTGGGCCTGATCGGCGAAAGCGGCGCGGGCAAATCGACCGTGGGTCTGGCCGCGATGGGCTTTGCCCGCGACGGCTGCCGGATCACGGGCGGCACCATCGATTTCGACGGGACCGACCTGCGCCGCGCGACCGAGGCGGCCAAACGCGACCTGCGCGGCGCGCGCATCGCCTATGTGGCGCAATCGGCAGCGGCAAGCTTCAACCCCGCCCACAAGCTGATCGACCAGTATTGCGAGGTGCCGGTCGTCCATGACGTGATGTCGCGCGACGCGGCCGAGCGGGACGCGATCGACCTCTACCGCCGCATGCAGCTGCCCGACCCCGAGGGGATCGGCTTTCGTTACCCCCACCAGGTTTCGGGCGGGCAATTGCAGCGCGCGATGACGGCCATGGCCATGGCCTGCCGGCCGGACCTGATCATCTTCGACGAGCCCACCACCGCATTGGACGTGACGACCCAGATCGAGGTTCTGGCCGCGATCCGCGACATCGTCCGGCAGTTCGATACCGCCGCCATCTACATCACCCATGACCTGGCCGTGGTGGCGCAGGCCGCCGACCGGATCAAGGTGCTCTTGCGGGGCGAAGAGGTGGAAGAGGCCGAGACGCGCCAGATGCTCGAGGCACCGCGCGAGGAATATACCAAATCGCTCTGGGCCGTGCGCAGCTTCGCCCGCGCCGAACAGCCTGCCCCCACGGGCACGCCGATCCTGTCGGTGCGCAATGTCACCGCCGCCTATGGCACCGTGAACGTGCTGGAGGATGTCAGCTTCGACATCCACGCGGGCCGCACCGTGGCCGTGGTGGGCGAAAGCGGCTCTGGCAAGTCGACGACCGCGCGAGTCATCACCGGGCTTTTGCCGCCGAAACGGGGCGAGGTGCTGTTCGAGAACAGCGCCCTGCCCCCGGCGCTCAAGGGGCGCACGCGCGAACAGTTGCGCCAGGTCCAGATGATCTACCAGATGGCCGATACCGCGCTGAACCCCAAGCTGCGCCTGCGCGAGCTGATCGGGCGGCCTGCGCAGATGTATCTTGGCTTGCAGGGGCGCAAACTGACCGAAAGGGTCCGCGACCTGCTCGCGCTGATCGAACTGGACCCCGACACCTATATCGACCGCCTGCCCGGCGAATTGTCCGGCGGACAGAAGCAGCGCATCGGCATCGCCCGCGCGCTGGCCGCCGAGCCAAGGCTGATCATCTGCGACGAGGTCACATCGGCGCTCGACCAGATCGTGCAGGAAGGCATCCTGAAGCTCTTGGACCGGTTGCAGGGGGAATTCGGGCTGGCCTACATGTTCATCACCCATGACCTCGGCACGGTGCGGGCCATCGCGGACGAGGTGGTGGTGATGCAGCGCGGCCGGGTCGTGGAACAGGGGCCCAAGGCCGAGATGTTCGCGCTCGCCGCTCCGCACGAACCCTATACGGAGTTGCTCTTGTCCTCGGTGCCCGAGATGGACCCCGATTGGCTGACCCGCCTGCTGGAGGCGCGCGAGGCCGGGCAGGTAGCGGCGGGCGCCTGA
- a CDS encoding carnitine 3-dehydrogenase has product MGRKAAIIGGGVIGGGWAARFLLNGWDVAVFDPDPEAARKIGEVLANARRSLPGLYERALPPEGVLSYHSDLAEAVAGADWVQESVPERLDLKHGVLTRIMAAAPADAVIGSSTSGFKPSELNEKGARAIVAHPFNPVYLLPLVELVGASDQTAKAADILRTIGMFPLTLRKEIDAHIADRFLEAVWREALWLVKDGIATTEEIDEAIRMGFGLRWAQMGLFETYRIAGGEAGMRHFLAQFGPCLTWPWTKLMDVPDFNDALVDLIAGQSDAQSGHRSIRDLERLRDENLVGIMRALKRTGSGAGGVIRAHEQSLPLGGTGPDGLPVTLDIQVPTSFVDYNGHMNEARYMEVASRASDRFMAMVGADDAYIAGGFSYFTAENHIRYFAEIAIGDRVTVTTQALGGDGRKLHLLNRFWTGGETPAATVETLLLHVDLSTRRVVAPEGPVAERTAAYVAAHADHPRPDRIVLNQPRG; this is encoded by the coding sequence ATGGGACGGAAAGCGGCGATCATCGGGGGCGGCGTCATCGGCGGCGGCTGGGCTGCGCGCTTCCTCCTGAACGGCTGGGACGTGGCGGTTTTCGACCCCGACCCGGAGGCGGCGCGCAAGATCGGCGAAGTGCTGGCCAATGCGCGCCGGTCGCTGCCGGGCCTTTATGAACGCGCGCTGCCGCCCGAGGGGGTGTTGAGCTATCACAGCGATCTGGCAGAGGCCGTGGCCGGTGCGGATTGGGTGCAGGAAAGCGTGCCCGAACGGCTGGACCTCAAGCACGGGGTTCTGACCCGGATCATGGCGGCAGCCCCAGCGGACGCCGTGATCGGCAGCTCGACCTCGGGCTTCAAACCCTCCGAATTGAACGAGAAAGGCGCGCGCGCCATCGTCGCCCACCCGTTCAACCCGGTCTATCTTTTGCCCTTGGTCGAACTGGTGGGCGCAAGCGATCAGACCGCCAAGGCCGCCGACATCCTGCGCACCATCGGCATGTTCCCCCTGACGCTCCGCAAGGAGATCGACGCCCATATCGCCGACCGCTTTCTCGAAGCCGTCTGGCGCGAGGCGCTGTGGCTCGTGAAGGACGGCATCGCCACGACCGAGGAAATCGACGAGGCGATCCGCATGGGCTTTGGCCTGCGCTGGGCGCAGATGGGCCTGTTCGAAACCTACCGGATCGCGGGCGGCGAGGCGGGCATGCGCCATTTCCTCGCGCAGTTCGGGCCCTGCCTGACATGGCCCTGGACCAAGCTGATGGATGTGCCCGACTTCAACGACGCGCTTGTCGACCTGATCGCGGGTCAATCCGATGCGCAATCGGGGCATCGCTCGATCCGCGACCTGGAACGGCTGCGCGATGAGAACCTCGTCGGGATCATGCGCGCGCTCAAGCGCACCGGCTCGGGCGCGGGGGGCGTGATCCGAGCCCATGAACAAAGCCTGCCCTTGGGCGGCACGGGGCCCGACGGGTTGCCGGTGACGCTCGACATCCAGGTGCCGACCAGTTTCGTCGATTACAACGGCCACATGAACGAGGCGCGCTACATGGAGGTGGCCTCGCGCGCCTCGGACCGTTTCATGGCGATGGTCGGGGCCGATGACGCCTATATCGCGGGCGGTTTCAGCTATTTCACCGCCGAGAACCACATCCGCTATTTCGCCGAGATCGCCATCGGCGACCGCGTCACGGTGACGACACAGGCTTTGGGGGGCGACGGGCGCAAGCTGCACCTGCTCAACCGTTTCTGGACCGGGGGCGAGACCCCCGCCGCGACGGTGGAAACGCTGCTGTTGCATGTCGACCTGTCGACCCGGCGTGTCGTGGCCCCCGAAGGCCCCGTGGCGGAGCGGACCGCCGCCTATGTCGCGGCCCATGCCGATCATCCCAGGCCCGACCGCATCGTGTTGAACCAGCCGCGGGGCTAA
- a CDS encoding 3-keto-5-aminohexanoate cleavage protein → MPLTMSREVFITCAVTGSGGTQDRSPHVPRSPEAIAKSAIDAARAGAAIVHCHVRDPETGAPSRRLDLYREVTERIRDAEVDVVLNLTAGMGGDIVFGGTDSPLPVAPGTDMVGAEERVAHVAQCLPEICTLDCGTMNFAEADYVMTNTPGMLRAMGRMMTDLGVKPEIEAFDTGHLWFAKELVKEGVLDSPALVQLCMGVPWGAPDDLNTFMAMVNNVPQDWTFSAFSLGRNQMAYAAAAVLAGGHVRVGLEDNLWLDKGVLATNAQLVERAVGIVERMGARVMTPAEVRAKLGLVKRAPGA, encoded by the coding sequence ATGCCGCTGACCATGAGCCGAGAGGTTTTCATCACCTGTGCCGTGACCGGATCGGGCGGCACGCAGGACCGCAGCCCCCATGTGCCGCGCAGCCCCGAAGCGATCGCCAAGAGCGCCATCGACGCGGCCCGGGCGGGGGCCGCCATCGTCCATTGCCATGTCCGCGACCCGGAGACGGGCGCGCCCTCGCGCCGGCTCGACCTCTACCGCGAGGTGACCGAGCGCATCCGCGACGCCGAGGTGGACGTGGTCCTGAACCTGACCGCCGGCATGGGCGGCGACATCGTCTTTGGCGGCACCGACAGCCCGCTGCCCGTGGCCCCCGGAACCGACATGGTCGGCGCCGAGGAACGCGTGGCGCATGTCGCCCAATGCCTGCCCGAGATCTGCACGCTCGATTGCGGCACGATGAATTTCGCCGAGGCCGATTACGTCATGACCAACACGCCAGGCATGCTGCGCGCCATGGGGCGGATGATGACCGATCTGGGCGTGAAGCCCGAGATCGAGGCCTTCGACACCGGCCACCTCTGGTTCGCCAAGGAACTGGTCAAGGAAGGCGTGCTGGACAGCCCCGCCCTTGTCCAGCTGTGCATGGGCGTGCCATGGGGCGCGCCCGATGACCTCAACACTTTCATGGCGATGGTCAACAACGTGCCGCAGGACTGGACCTTTTCGGCCTTTTCGCTGGGCCGCAACCAGATGGCCTATGCCGCCGCCGCCGTGCTGGCGGGGGGCCATGTCCGCGTCGGGCTCGAGGATAATCTCTGGCTCGACAAGGGCGTGCTGGCCACCAACGCGCAACTGGTCGAGCGTGCCGTGGGCATCGTCGAACGGATGGGCGCCCGCGTGATGACCCCGGCCGAGGTGCGCGCGAAACTGGGGCTGGTGAAACGGGCGCCCGGCGCATGA
- a CDS encoding carnitinyl-CoA dehydratase — MTDSPSPIRTTRRGAVLEVTLDRPKANAIDAATSRIMGEVFTGFRDDPDLRVAILTGAGEKFFCPGWDLKAAAAGEAPDTDYGVGGFGGLQELRGLNKPVIAAVNGIACGGGLELALCADIILAADHATFALPEIRSGTVADAASIKLPKRIPHHIAMELLFTGRWFDAAEAARWGLVNRVLPGSELLEAARAMADDLAAGPPLVFAAIKEIVREAEAMAFTDALNRITRSQFETVERLYRSDDQKEGARAFAEKRDPVWKGR, encoded by the coding sequence ATGACCGACAGCCCCAGCCCCATCCGCACCACCCGCCGTGGCGCGGTGCTCGAGGTGACGCTGGACCGGCCAAAGGCCAATGCCATCGATGCCGCCACCAGCCGGATCATGGGCGAGGTCTTTACCGGTTTCCGCGACGACCCCGACTTGCGCGTGGCCATCCTGACCGGGGCGGGCGAGAAATTCTTTTGCCCCGGCTGGGATCTCAAGGCCGCCGCCGCGGGCGAGGCCCCGGATACCGATTACGGTGTCGGCGGCTTTGGTGGCCTGCAGGAGCTGCGGGGCCTCAACAAACCCGTCATCGCCGCCGTCAACGGCATCGCCTGCGGGGGTGGGCTGGAACTGGCGCTGTGTGCCGACATCATCCTTGCCGCCGATCACGCGACCTTTGCCCTGCCGGAAATCCGCTCGGGGACGGTGGCCGATGCGGCCTCGATCAAGCTGCCCAAACGCATCCCCCATCACATCGCGATGGAGCTTTTGTTCACCGGCCGCTGGTTCGACGCCGCCGAAGCGGCGCGTTGGGGTCTTGTGAACCGCGTGCTGCCGGGGTCCGAGCTGTTGGAGGCCGCCCGCGCCATGGCCGATGATCTGGCCGCAGGTCCGCCGCTGGTCTTTGCCGCGATCAAGGAAATCGTGCGCGAGGCCGAGGCGATGGCCTTCACCGATGCGCTCAACCGGATCACGCGCAGCCAGTTCGAAACGGTCGAACGTCTCTATCGTTCGGATGATCAGAAAGAAGGCGCGCGCGCCTTTGCCGAGAAACGCGATCCGGTCTGGAAAGGGAGATAA
- a CDS encoding SDR family oxidoreductase — protein MSRRIVITGGASGLGLAMARAFMGQGDRVAVCDADPAAVAAVPDGLRADVADVTDEAAMGRFLGQIEADWGGADVVISNAGIGGPAGPLEDLAFDDWQRCLSVNLDGAFLTCRWAARVMKGQGAGLILLTSSVSGLFGFPFRTPYVAAKWGIVGLTKALASELGPHGIRVNAICPGAVEGPRMDRVLAMEAAARGVTEDAVRAGFTEGAALRRFVTADEVAAMALFLASPGAAAISGQALAVDGHTERTT, from the coding sequence ATGAGCCGCCGCATCGTCATCACCGGCGGTGCCTCGGGCCTTGGCCTGGCCATGGCGCGCGCCTTCATGGGGCAGGGCGATCGCGTCGCCGTCTGCGATGCCGACCCCGCCGCCGTGGCCGCCGTACCCGATGGCCTGCGCGCCGATGTGGCCGACGTGACCGACGAGGCCGCGATGGGGCGCTTCCTTGGACAGATCGAGGCCGATTGGGGCGGGGCCGATGTGGTCATCTCCAACGCCGGCATCGGCGGACCCGCAGGCCCGCTCGAAGATCTGGCGTTCGACGATTGGCAACGCTGCCTGTCTGTCAATCTCGACGGGGCCTTTCTGACCTGCCGCTGGGCGGCCCGCGTGATGAAGGGGCAGGGCGCGGGGCTGATCCTGCTCACCAGTTCCGTCTCGGGGCTCTTCGGCTTTCCCTTCCGCACGCCCTATGTGGCGGCGAAATGGGGGATCGTGGGCCTGACCAAGGCGCTCGCCTCCGAGCTTGGGCCGCATGGTATCCGCGTCAACGCGATCTGCCCCGGCGCAGTCGAGGGGCCGCGCATGGACCGTGTTCTCGCGATGGAGGCCGCGGCCCGTGGCGTGACAGAGGACGCGGTGCGCGCAGGCTTTACCGAAGGGGCCGCGCTGCGCCGCTTCGTGACCGCGGACGAGGTCGCGGCGATGGCGCTGTTTCTTGCCTCGCCGGGGGCGGCGGCGATCAGCGGGCAGGCGCTCGCGGTGGATGGACATACCGAAAGGACGACATGA
- a CDS encoding acetate--CoA ligase family protein, translating to MRPASIAVVGGGTWCAAVVEGCRRIGFAGPVWPVHPTRPEIAGLPAFASVAALPEAPDAVFIGVNRAASIEVLGALSAMGAGGAVCFASGFRESTSETGDGAALEAALVAAAGPMRILGPNCYGFLNLLDGASLWPDQHGAERGTRGVAIVTQSSNLALNLTMQARGLPLAYVVTVGNQAQSGLPEIAETLLEDPRVTALGLHVEGVGHLPAFIAMAARARALGKPVVILKSGSSEGARAAALSHTGSLAGNDAGAGALFDRLGMARVRTPAEMVEALKLLHAIGPLSSTRIGVLSSSGGEAGIIADMVEHRALDCPPLTQTQRDGLRAALGPKVALANPLDYHTYIWGDRDALARVFAAMLAPHIAIGVAILDFPRPDRCDAAAWEIVIEACADAMAATGKPMAILSSLTETMPEATAKAMMARGVVPLAGFAEGLAALEAAARLGQVPGQGHRAGDPLVPGPEPVNARLLTEAQAKALLAEHGVPVPRRALAASPTEAAEAAARIGFPVVLKALGVAHKTEAGAIALNLSDAPAVAAAAARMGGAEFLVEEMVDGSVAEVLVGILRDPAHGFVLTLGAGGVLTEVLADTTSLLLPVRADDIDAALDRLRIAPLLRGYRGRPAADRAGLIAAILAVQDCAMAHAATLLELEINPLIATPDRAVAVDALIQLGERP from the coding sequence ATGCGCCCAGCTTCCATCGCCGTGGTGGGTGGGGGCACGTGGTGCGCGGCGGTCGTCGAGGGCTGTCGCCGCATCGGGTTCGCCGGACCCGTCTGGCCGGTGCATCCGACCAGGCCCGAGATCGCGGGCCTCCCCGCCTTTGCCTCTGTTGCGGCGCTGCCCGAGGCACCTGATGCCGTTTTCATCGGCGTCAATCGCGCGGCCAGCATCGAGGTGCTCGGCGCGCTCTCTGCCATGGGGGCAGGGGGGGCTGTCTGTTTCGCCTCGGGCTTTCGGGAATCCACCTCCGAAACCGGGGATGGCGCGGCGCTCGAGGCGGCGCTGGTCGCGGCCGCGGGTCCGATGCGCATCCTCGGGCCGAATTGCTACGGCTTTCTCAACCTGCTCGACGGGGCATCGCTCTGGCCCGATCAGCATGGGGCCGAACGGGGGACGCGCGGTGTCGCCATCGTCACCCAATCCTCGAACCTTGCGCTGAACCTGACCATGCAGGCGCGTGGCCTCCCGCTCGCCTATGTCGTGACGGTCGGCAATCAGGCGCAATCGGGCCTGCCCGAGATCGCCGAGACCTTGCTCGAGGATCCGCGCGTCACCGCGCTTGGCCTGCATGTGGAGGGGGTGGGCCACCTGCCCGCCTTCATCGCCATGGCCGCGCGCGCGCGGGCCTTGGGCAAGCCCGTGGTGATCCTGAAATCCGGGTCCTCCGAAGGGGCGCGTGCCGCCGCCCTGTCGCATACCGGCTCGCTTGCGGGCAATGATGCGGGGGCGGGGGCGCTTTTCGACCGGCTGGGCATGGCGCGGGTCCGCACACCGGCCGAAATGGTCGAGGCGCTGAAGCTTCTCCACGCGATCGGCCCGCTGTCGTCGACCCGCATCGGGGTCCTGTCGAGCTCGGGGGGTGAGGCCGGGATCATCGCCGATATGGTCGAGCATCGCGCGCTCGATTGTCCCCCCCTGACGCAGACGCAGCGCGACGGGTTGCGCGCGGCCCTTGGGCCCAAGGTGGCGCTCGCCAACCCGCTTGATTACCACACCTATATCTGGGGCGACCGGGATGCGCTGGCCCGTGTCTTTGCCGCCATGCTGGCCCCCCATATCGCCATCGGGGTCGCCATCCTCGACTTTCCGCGCCCGGACCGCTGCGATGCGGCCGCGTGGGAGATCGTGATCGAGGCCTGCGCCGATGCGATGGCGGCGACGGGCAAGCCCATGGCGATCCTGTCGAGCCTCACCGAAACGATGCCCGAGGCGACGGCCAAGGCGATGATGGCGCGCGGTGTCGTGCCGCTGGCGGGCTTTGCCGAAGGTCTGGCCGCGCTCGAGGCGGCCGCGCGGCTGGGACAGGTGCCGGGGCAGGGGCATCGCGCGGGCGATCCGCTTGTGCCGGGGCCGGAGCCGGTCAACGCCCGCCTTCTGACCGAAGCCCAAGCCAAGGCGCTTTTGGCCGAGCATGGCGTGCCCGTGCCGCGCCGGGCCCTTGCCGCATCGCCGACCGAGGCGGCAGAGGCCGCAGCGCGGATCGGCTTTCCCGTGGTGCTCAAGGCGCTGGGCGTGGCCCACAAGACCGAGGCGGGCGCGATTGCGCTGAACCTGTCCGACGCCCCTGCGGTCGCGGCGGCTGCCGCGCGGATGGGCGGCGCCGAATTTCTTGTAGAAGAAATGGTGGATGGCAGCGTGGCCGAGGTCCTTGTCGGCATCCTGCGCGACCCGGCCCATGGTTTCGTTCTGACGCTGGGCGCGGGCGGTGTGCTGACCGAGGTGTTGGCCGACACGACCTCGCTCCTGCTTCCCGTGCGTGCCGATGACATCGACGCGGCCCTCGACCGGCTTCGCATCGCACCGCTGCTGCGCGGTTATCGGGGCAGACCCGCCGCCGACCGCGCGGGCCTGATCGCCGCGATCCTTGCCGTGCAGGATTGCGCCATGGCCCATGCCGCGACCCTTCTGGAGCTGGAGATCAACCCGCTCATCGCCACCCCTGACCGCGCCGTCGCGGTCGATGCCCTGATCCAACTGGGAGAGAGACCATGA